A section of the Nymphaea colorata isolate Beijing-Zhang1983 unplaced genomic scaffold, ASM883128v2 scaffold0602, whole genome shotgun sequence genome encodes:
- the LOC116245260 gene encoding uncharacterized protein LOC116245260 has translation MSIKCSIVNLPYGGAKGGICINPRKYSPREVETLTRQYSVRLAKKNSIGAAVDVPGPDVGTGEREMSWMKSTYQAFYGYRDINSDAVTTGKYLNQFGISGRTESTGLGVFTCAKQLLNNEKIAKKLKINTGLKGKTLIIQGFGNVGYWASKYFTEEGSKLVGVAEHDGSIYNPNGIDYQALKDYIVQNKGVKGFPDAEYFEKEDAIYKPWFLPDVLCNAGGVAVSYFEWLKNLEHVNPGRMSRKWEEKTKNNLLDVINEATGLSINKEDLLKGATEKDIVHAGIEEVMTQATKEVIDISLARKVDLRTAAYISGITKIHEFYTLSGIPGCE, from the exons ATGTCCATCAAGTGCTCCATCGTCAACCTCCCCTACGGAGGCGCCAAGGGAGGAATCTGCATCAACCCCCGCAAGTATTCTCCTCGCGAGGTTGAGACACTCACCAGACAGTACTCCGTTCGCCTCGCCAAGAAGAACTCGATTGGAGCCGCCGTGGACGTGCCGGGACCCGATGTGGGCACTGGCGAAAGGGAAATGAGTTGGATGAAATCAACATATCAAGCATTCTACGGATATAGGGACATCAACAGCGATGCCGTCACCACTGGCAAATATCTCAACCAGTTCGGTATCAGCGGAAGGACTGAATCCACAGGATTGGGTGTCTTCACCTGCGCCAAACAGCTCCTCAATAATGAAAAGATTGCCAAGAAGCTCAAGATCAACACAGGATTGAAGGGAAAGACCCTCATCATTCAGGGATTCGGAAACGTCGGCTACTGGGCAAGCAAATACTTCACTGAGGAAGGCTCTAAGTTGGTCGGAGTCGCCGAACATGACGGCAGCATCTACAATCCTAATGGAATTGACTACCAGGCTCTCAAGGACTACATCGTCCAGAACAAGGGCGTCAAGGGCTTCCCCGATGCCGAATACTTCGAAAAGGAGGACGCTATCTACAAGCCATG GTTCCTGCCTGACGTGCTGTGCAATGCTGGAGGTGTGGCAGTCAGCTATTTCGAGTGGCTGAAGAACCTCGAGCACGTCAATCCCGGAAGGATGTCCCGCAAGTGGGAGGAAAAGACCAAGAACAACCTGCTCGACGTCATCAACGAGGCCACCGGACTCTCGATCAACAAGGAAGACCTGCTCAAGGGTGCCACTGAGAAGGACATCGTGCATGCCGGTATTGAGGAGGTGATGACCCAAGCCACCAAGGAAGTCATTGACATCTCGCTCGCTCGCAAGGTGGACTTGAGGACAGCTGCCTACATCAGCGGAATCACCAAGATCCATGAATTCTACACCCTCTCAGGCATTCCTGGCTGCGAATGA